TGTACATGGCCTGCCGACTACTGTCAACACTCACGACTGTACTAGCTACATTCAAGCCGGATTTACAACCCACACGGGGTAAGacgacattttcaaaatgttgtgattgttttggGGTGACTTTGTAgttccgtttttttttttacacattgttCCCGTCTTTACCTCGGTCTGTGCGGCCATAATACACGCTGTACTAACGGGTATCTACATAGCAACACGTCCATACATCCATTCAGACTTGCTTAAAGGCTTTGCAGCAGCATCCGATGAATTATTTGTGTATAGCTATGGTAGTTAGCTAACACTGGCgatatttgttttgtgtccacCCTCTGAATAAGGCTAGTTGATATGGGTAAATGTTACAGCTATCTTCCTTTAGTCTGTCACCTTTTCAAGTCAACCTCTGACCTTTTCGGGCACTGGCTCCAGGAGGAACCTGCTCCTGAGCTCAGATCACATACACAGCCCTGTGACTAAGTAAGGCTTGGATATTAATGTGTGtaatattttctcttctgttataAATAACTTTTCTGCTCATTCCTGTTGGATGTGTGCAGGTTTCTGCTGCTTCGGATGTCCAAGTACAAACTCTTTCTGCTGAGGCATGGGGAGGGGGCCTGGAACAAAGAGAACCGTTTCTGCAGCTGGGTGGACCAGAAGCTGAGCGAGGCTGGGGTGACGGAGGCCCAGGACTGTGGCAGGCTCCTGAAGGAGCAGGGCTACAAGTTCGACTTAGTATTCACCTCCATACTCAGTCGCTCCATCCAGACAGCATGGCTGGTGCTGGAGGCGATGGGTCAGGAGTGGGTCCCCGTTGTCAAGTCGTGGAGACTGAACGAGCGCCATTATGGCTCCCTGATTGGCTTGAACCGAGCAGAGATGGCTCAAGTACATGGAGAGGAAAAGGTGAAGATATGGAGAAGGAGCTATGACATCACTCCACCTCCGATTGATGAATCCCACCCTTACTTCCTGGAAATCTACAATGATCGCAGGTACACCACATGTGATGTGCCAATTAAAGACCTCCCCCGAGCAGAGAGTCTGAAGGAGGTGTTGGACAGGCTGCTGCCATACTGGAACAGCACCGTGGTGCCAGAGATAAGAAACGGCAGGACTGTGCTCATTTCTGCTCATGGAAACAGCTGCAGAGCTCTGCTGAAATACCTGGAAGGTATGCTACTGAACTGACCCATGCTATTATGACCAGTGCAGCTCTCTCagcttttgtgtatttgtgcaagGAATGCACTCCGTTGAATTCACCACAGCTTCTGGCCTATACAGGCCCCTGTTTTTTCTAGTCATCAGTCATTGAATTGGGGAGGACATATCTCAATTCCAGAAATGGAAGGTTGAACTTATGCAAAAAGGCCAATGAGTTTATGTTACATTTGGATGTGGCTATGAACTTCACTCTGACCTTTCCCTTGGGGGCTTCATGTGTCACAGGACACTCAGAGACTTAACACACATCGGCTGTTACATAATATAATGCAGCACAggatatatacacacacaggctgcgTTATGTTATTGTCATACATTTGGCACTTAACTAACAGAATATCATTACAGAATTTTTGCTTGTTGTATAATGCAAAATGAAAGAATACAAGCCATCGTCACGCCTGGTTGTGGCTAGTTAATGTGGCCTGATCTTAATAGTACTGTCCTTCTTTCAACAGGTATATCGGATGAGGATATTGCCAGCGTGACTTTACCTACAGGGATACCTGTTCTGCTTGAGCTGGATGAAAACCTCAAGCCTGTGAAACCCCGGCAGCTCTTGGGAGACCAGGCGAAGATTCAGGCAGCAATTAAAAAGGTGGAGGACCAGGGAAAAGCCAAACCATCAACTTGAATGCACTAAACTGGCTGTCAGACTTAACATAGCTCCGTTCTGGTTGCCTGTGTGCACTTTTATCAGGTACAGTGAAAACTCTTGAAAAGACTCCAATAACTCAATATATAACatcagacaataacaacaatacatTGTTGTTTGAATGGATAGGTGTAAGTCTTATAGGGAAGTGGCTGTATGTGTAATAATGGCCTGACGGCGATACAGAGTGTGTGTCGCAGGTCAAGTGCAGGAGAAAGTTAGAGATGTACTGTAAATCTGTTAACACTGTGTTGAGTTGTGTTATGTGTATGCACTGAGGAAATGTTTGATATGTATGTGATTTTTAAGCTACTTGTCCCTCCTTGTGCCAGCATTGTGATGCtaaagttatttatatatttaatcatTGACTTTACCTTGCAGATTAATAGTTACGTGGTGGGGCTGAAAAATCATTCtagaaagaggaaaaactcCTTTCCTGAAGATTATTGTCTGTTACATTGATTAGCTTTAGGAATATGTGCCTTCTGTGTTAACGTAGTGCTCAAAATCAGCTACTTTTTAAAAGCTTCTTTTAACCAGAGCATGAGACAGGCCACATGGTGGTTTTATTTAAGAATAAAAAGACTCTGTTAACAAATCTTACCTCATAGAAATTGATAGCTAGGCTGTTCATTCCAAGAACTGGGATAATTGTGAGCCACAGAAGTGCTGTAAATATGCAAAACCACTGAAATCCTCTACTGTCCCACACTTACGCATCCTTTTAAATGGCCTGCTCAGTAAGAGTAAGACAGCTGGAGTTGTTTTTCTATGAGGTTTCATTAACTAGGTTGAGTTTAACACCCTGTGGCCAACAACCATGACTATTTGGTATGATAACTGGCTTATGCTTTGCACTTTTTTGGGGATATTATgaggattgttttttattattattctcttCTTGGTTTAATGCAAAAACTGTGAGTggcaaaaaacattattttttggaCGAACaaatttaactgtaaaatacaagcactattttgattttgattttcaattctaaattattaacaaaaatgtgcaatttgttgttgcttttgtaATGTTAATAACATGAGAGAAATTGTTACAAGCTACACTTGAGTCGGCACATTATGTGTCATAGCTGCACTATCTTACAGGTCATCCTTTGTTACTACTGTGTGTGGCTACGtcattgtactgtatgttgtatTGTGTCTCTTGTTTGATGTATCGCACTTTGcatcatttatgtttttccaGATTGTTATGTTTTTCTGACACTGTCCCCTCTTCTCATTTCTCAATGTGAACATCCACGCCTCCTTTCCTTACCTCCTCTGCTTGCGTCTGAGATCCTCCCATATGAGATGCAAGCAGAGGAGGCGAGGAAGAGACACGAGGGGTCGAGGCGTTAAACAAAGGAAATGCCCATGCTTTATTTTAAAGCAACGTCAATTAAATATGACGTGTGGCCCAGCAGCataatctgctgtgttttattatcTCTTTAAGATGAGCATAGTAGTGTTTATGACAACtgatatatttacttttaattcattGCACAATGTGGCATAATGCAACATAAATAATATCAAGGTGATATGCTTCTACCACGGCTGGTATATTCAGGCTGTGTCACACCTCTTTTATGCATCCTCTGTGCATCTTTGCTCAAAGTTCCTCCGGAAAGCCTCCTCTGTCCTCAAGATGCATTTTAGGAATTGAGTCAaccagaaataaatgaaaatagaGAAATGAGAAGAGCCCAGTTATTTTGTACACTGGTCAACATGGAAAAAAGATAAGTAACGATCATGCATTTGTGGAAAACACtggtttatttgtcattttatgtaAGATGATTTAATGTCTTCCCTGCTGTTCACACCTTACCATATGAGAGTCTGCTTGATGAAATAAAAGGGAATTCAAATTTTCCTTAAaggctattttttatttgtgttctgtGTCAGTTTTAAGGTTCATTTCATAATATAGTTTATCATTTTGCAACAGGAAGGCGTGTCAGATGTCACACTGGCATGAAGTTAGTCATACATTATGTGATGGAGCATTGGAAACAAATTAGAAAATGAACAATAATGCAGTTTGGGAAGTACAGATATGTGTGCAATTTGGGTTCTGGTCGCCTTTAGCCCACTGGAAACAGTAAACAGCTGAGTCTCTGGGATCCAGAGGAGCGGCTCCTTATTTGTCAACCACTTTTGTAATTTGGCTAAACCAGCAGGGCTGAGCCAGGGGAAACCCTCTAGATGGATTGAAATATTCTTAAAAGGACATAATGATCAACATGATACTTTATTCCCAGCTTTGTGGCAGAAATGATATAGACATTATAATGTACAGACCACAGTGCTTGCATGTAGCCGACTAGGCAACACATTTTGTACTGCAGAGGTGCATCATACAGGCATCTGAAGAACTTTTAATGAAACTGCATTCACACTAGGGCTGTCACTATATCAGACTTTAACTACATGGTTATTACGGCTTAacgaaaaaataaaatgctagtaatcaaatctatctttaactttgtttactgtttgttttttctctttttttgccaaATATATTACCCTCAGAATACGAGtatagggaggtggagagagagactgcTCTGATACACAGAAAGACTGTCTCTTTCAAAGACCATATCCTAGCAGTACGTGCAtcagataagataatccttgATTGATATGACCAAGAGCTAATTAATCTTATGAAGAATTAACTGTATAAACCAGAGGAATCAATGACCTTGCAGTTAAACACACATCAGCCTTGTGTGAACATCACTGAGATGCAAGTTGAGCAGGCGGGGCTGTTCCCTTCATGCTGTGCTTATAAACCTCTGGCTGCTCCCCCTCTGCTGATTTTCACCAGGAACAATCACTCTGGTCTGTCGGCAAGTCGGTAagtttaatgatgatgatatgtAATGCTGTCTTATAACTTGCAGATAAAGtaggatgttttatttttgttaagaAAATGATTTAGAGGTGGAATAATTGGAGATGTGTAGTCAGACTTGAGAAGATGATGCCTGCTAAAACTGTGCTAATCTCTATAGataatcatttaatttcatgacAAGGTAGGTGTATAGCTCATTAACAAGGCTTCCACTTAACCAGCTGGTTTAGATTAAGAAGAGATCTAACTACATCTTACTTATGTTACACAGATACCTAACTCCTCTACTAGGAAAGAATGTATTCATATGTAAAGCTCTCATGATCCTCTCTCATTCAAACTCATTGGACTCATTGGTTCAGCAACAGCTGGACAAGATGGCATGACATTGTTTATTATCTGGACAAAAGCTATAAATACTGGCAACtcagtaaatattttatttgctttagATGTGTATTTTACCCAAAATACTCTCCCACAACAGAAATTTGATTGTACTTTATGTTTATCCAAATACTCTACagtacattaaaatgttgaacttgaTTTAAAGcaataaagataaaacaaaaagacagttCCTTTGAGTGGAGGGTCATCCAGTTAACTCCTCAGGAGATTCTTGGAAAGTTGGAACTATAACCCTGATATAATTAAGTATATTTCTGCAGGAGGATCAGAATTAAAAGGCATGAAATGGTATTAGAAGGGAGGATCTGCATTGCTCTAACAGGGGATGACAGAGAAGTGGCAAATTTCTCATTCCCCTTTCATGCAGTAATCGTAAGCTGGAACATGTGAATTTTGTTAGTGTATACTTTGCAAATCGGTGACTTGCATCTGCTCTGTCCACCACAGCCGTGAATACTGTAATTTGACTTTAGTTTCTGTCACTTATACACTGAGCAGACGTCTGGCTGTGGAAAAGCTGTTTGCAGTTGTTGACATGCCAAAGTCAGACTCCTATTCCTTAGATGGTATTGCAGATAAAGGCTACAACCACATGGGGTTCTGAGTGTGTGAGTTTATGACCATGGGCTCATCTCTTTGGAAACTGGAAACGTGTTCAAGAGCATCCTCTCCCATTCTTGTTTCCTAAAATcatgaaagtgaaaacagctgcaATGAAATATTTGTGCACCCTTTGCAAGAAGAAGAGTTCACAGATTTGTGTTTAATGACATGTTAAGCTGTGGCTGTGATGGTAGTTACATGGTTAGAACTGTTTAAAAGTCCCCATTAGGAAATAGTTTCTGAATCAGATTTGCCAAATGAAAGGAGAGAAGGCTGTCTGCTCTCTGGTTGTACAGGTGGGACACTTTAAATAGGAGAGGAAATGGTTTTCCACATGAGCAAATTACAGGAGGGGTAGAGGTGAGCGTTAGTGGCTCTGACATTAATGGACTCATTCATCAGCAATCAGTCTGCCATCAAGTCTACTTAGATGTGAGGAGAAATAACATTCCTTGCATCAATACTGGAGGGACTTAAAAGCAGGGTTTATTTGATTAATAACCAGCTGTTCCCACTCTTTAAAACTTCTATTATTATAAAATCAGCAACATAGTTTCCTTTTAATGACAGTAACAATGACAATCAGCCTTCCGCTTGTCCTTTCTGCCTTCCAGCAGCATTATGGAAAAGTGATTAATAGCAGTCACAATGTAAATAAGTTATTCTTGGATTGCCACTTTGTACAGCAGCAGGTATTTCCTAGAATAAACCATGCTCACTGTCCATGGCCTTGCACTTTGCCAAGCTGGGACACTACAACTAACACTGCCTGTGTACTTCCTTAAAAGGAGGCCAAGTACACCATCTCAGCTGATGGGATACAGAAGAGGGAGTGCACATAGCTGCATCAATTTCCATTGAATACAGTCGAGGAGGAAACTGTAACTCAGCTTTGGATTTGGATCAATTTAGACTCCTGTGTCACCAGCCATTTTATTCCAGTTTCATTGATCACTCACACTAAGTTGTTGTCATGTTCAAGCAAGCAACAATTTCTACTTCTTTTGTAAACCTGTCGGTTGATGATGGATTCCTTGTGTCATACAGAGCTCTTAGTGAAGAGCTGAAGAGCTTAAAAATCTCCACTTTACCGGTCAGTGGTTATTgttcacaaaacaacacacactcctTTTCACCCAAACtgtacacaaacattttaacgAGCAGCAGGAAAGGTCACCGCTACAGTATGTTGTGGCTTGTAAACTGTGTGGAATTTGTATCTTGGTCAGTGACTTTTTCATACATGACCATGTTTGGACATGTGGAGTAAGAAGCTGCAGCTTCTTGATTGATTGCAAACGCCTCTCAGGCAACTGTTTATTCTATAAGTGCTTTGGAGCACTTTCTTTATCTTTAAACAAGAGCCTGGTCTGTTTGTAGGCTGTTGAGTTATCTGAGGACATAcatgtatattatgtatatttaGCTGATGCTGTAATTCAGTCTTCAGTATTTCTTCTATTGATTGGAATGTCAGAGGTTTACACCATCCCTCTCGATCTGATTGATCTGATTCATTCATCAGTCTCTTCCGGCTGAAGTACATGagacatttttattctgattctgattacgAGTGGAATATTAGGTTCCATGTAAACGTAGCTAATGTCAGTTAAACTGCAACTGCTTTGGAGCTGCGGCAGCTTAGCACAGTTTTcttattgtcttgttttgttacAGATTGTACTGGAATGATTacaagagagtgtgtgtgtgagagagagctgTAATATCCAGCTGCCTGCATGTCTTTCCTGATTAAAGATGTTAGGTCTACTGTAATTTGCCAAACCAAACGTAAATCATGCATTAGGAACAGTCTTTAAAACAACATCATGCTTTCCTCTGCTTTCTTTTGATGTCTGATAAATACATTGGTAATTACAAAGTCAGACAATACAAATAGCACATGTTGTGTACTTAATGCTAGGatgaacagagacacaaagaaggACCCAGCAATTGATGTAATTATGGGACTTTTAGTGGAAGGCTTTTAACTTTTGTATCGTCAGGCACTATCTTGAGGAATTCTTAGGCTAAAGTTAGAAACAAAGGATGAAAATTTGGTCTTACTGTGATTTTCTGTGATTGCTCCCAAAAAgggaagtgtttttttaaagcacatcATTAATCCATGCCTCCAAAATGAGTCACTGCCAAAGTATGAACTGTACTTATTCTTTCACGTCACTCTATTAACACATAATATATTCAGTAGTTTCTTCCCTAAAATGCCAGAAAACTTTTCATGCTTTTTGTAGACTCCCTGAACCTGCTGGAAGCATGGTCCTTCTTTCCCCTTCTACTTTGCAGCTGGGGCCATTATTGCTCCTGAATGTTCTCCCAGTCTAATCTCAGTACAAAATGACTACAGATTTGAATAAGAAGGCTTTGTAGATAAAATACTCACAGACCAATGTCATCTTTTGACGATATGTTTCTCTACCAGCTGCAGCTGATGCTTGAATGTAAAAGAGTGCTCCCTCCGGTTCCGAATACTCTATTGTCTACATGCTGTAGCTTATATTGTAGTTATCAGGTTTAATATGTGCTATATTTAGCTCCTGTGTGTATAGATTTGAACTATCAATGTAGCAGCATGACCTGGCAGAGGTTACATGACAGCTGCAAAATAATTTTCAAGGGTGAAAACCAATGGTATGATTTTACATGTTCAGTGTAGTGATGTTTAATGTCCACAACGACCTCTATAGTCTCCCTTAACCCAACTTTCGAGAAGAGGGGAtcggaagtgcaaaaatgctaactcaTCTCTGGGCTTTatgactcattcctgcagcagtCTATTAAAGCTTGTTCTAGTATAGATAGCTTGCTGTGGAAATCctaaatataaatgttgtgaTTAGACATTTGACAGAATGTACACACAGCTACTTTTTCCAGTCTACCTCACTGTCACATTGGTGTCAGGCAATTAGATGCAGCCAGCAGAAAGCGAGAATTGTTTCCTTGTCACTGCCCTTCTCCTCTTGTGACAGTTGCAAAACATCTATATGAATATGCATGAGCTGTATCTGGTGAGCGCTGGGGGAAGCACTTCGCCATTGGTAAGCCAATGACGTGCTTCCATTTGCATGAGAGCAGAGTGACCGTGCAGAGGTAGAGAATGAGGAACCTCACCAGCTTTTGATCCTATCAGCATGGCACAAAAAGGAGAACTCACCCAGATGAGACAAACTAGTTACAGATGTATGAATTAGAATCTGTCCTGGGCATCATGTGGGAGTGATTTGTGAACTTGATTCCACCTCTTGACAGAAAGACCATAACAGCCTATAACAAGCTGTCTCGTATAAATGAGGAGATTACCAGAATCTCGTGCAGTTAAAGAGTTTGGGGCTTTGAGGGACTGTTTCCGTGTCATGGGCAGGTACAGGCAGACATTTCTGTCTAAACTAAAATGATCGGTGGGGACTTTATATTTGGACTATTTCAGTGCTAAAGCAGGTATAATTCACTGCTCACAACACACCTCTAATCCATACAAATCAACTGTCTGGTGACTGATGGGACGGCTGTTTGGGGCACCCACATTCGTGAACAAAGTGGGGGATGGAAAGGCATTCACCTCTAGCTGCCAGAGTGGTGGCTTTTTACACTCTACAAATGCAGAATTTCCCCGGCCCTGCTGGACCTGGGCCAATCCAAACAGGCCTGGATCATGACTCTGACATGTCTGCAAGCTGTTAGCCTGCAGGTCAGTCAGTCTTTGTCTGCTGCTCCGTAGGGTCCATAATGCTCTAGCTCCTGGCTGAGAAACAGACCCGCTTTTGTCATTCCCAGACTTTAATTGGTCCCATATAAGAACAGCTATGAGGGCGTGATGGATAACAGTAAGTCTCATGTTTGACTGGGAGAGGAGTTATGTTGCATGTAAGGGTTCACCCATTATATTAGAGCTGGAAAGCAAGACTTTCAATTTTGAAGTGTAATGCTTTTATAGGAGCTGTGGCTGATGACGAAAATGAGGTTGCTAATAAAGAAAATGCTGATGAtgacacagacaaagacacaagGTGCCCCTGACATGATGACTGATGCACACACTATACAGGAGACCAGGGATAACATAGCTGGAATACCTCCAATGCCATCACTGTGAAGGATGTGAAGGTTGTTGGGATGAGGATTGAGTCATGGTGCTGTTGTAGACACCATCCTAGCAGTTACATAAGTCATGCTCAATGACAATGCTGACATGCTGCTGGTGAGGCGGTATGATCAGACCATCTTAGTTTAGGGTGTTAGCATGCTGCTCGATTTAAATCTGTAAcggcccagacacaccaaaccaacataAAAGAACTAGTGGCGACAAAGACTGGCCGATGTGTCGCCTAACGTCACTTGTGTCTCGGCTACGAatctgcacttgaacacactgcTAGACTATAGCTGAGGGCCCTGCTAACGTAAGTCTTGGGACTGCggaaaatagttgttttttcACCACTTTCACTTTATATCGACTCTTCTAATCGAGAATTTgcctgataaaaagttgcaaatggcactggcaaaGAGGTGGAAGAGAAAATTAAGAAGAAACTGCACTAAAGCAACAGGCTTAAGGgactttccctttcttttttaatttctcttctcttgcactgatttgcttagctgaacagccaatcagagtgatttctctcacagACAGGCTCTGCCGCCAATTCTCCATGCTCaatcagccaaaaagctgccGACAAGGGCCGACTACTGCCAACAGTGTGGGACACACCGCAACAACTTGGGCCACAGGAAAATGTTGGGTATGTCTGGGCCCTAAGACCTAGCGGCACTGGATGAAATGTCACACTTTTCATGCTACCAAATATCATAGAAATCCatccaaaatacatttctttcaaaaccaaaaagcaTATGGTGGCTCTAGAGTTAAAAATCAGGGGATCATCAGGGGAGCCATAAATGTCTGGACAAACATTCGTCCTAATCAGTCtagtagatgttgagatatgtcacagaataagtGAAAGCTCATTGACCACTGATGGTCAGGCGATCGCCAACATTGATAGGATATACATTCATGCATGCCTGTACCAAAGTTCATGGCAATGATAGTTGTGGCAGTGGTAGTCGTTGAGCTAAATCAGTCAAGACGGATCGACTGACCAACATCTGTGGACCTATGATGCTAGGAGGCTAAATAATTCACTCAGTATATTCTCGTTTTTTCCCCCTATTTTTTTCCAGCTCTTTATTCCAGCTCTCTACAGATCGTTATGTTTTGTACATTAGCAACAGCCGCCTCTCCAGACCTGTACAAATGTTTTGTCCAATGTGTGGGTTTCAATAAAATCACTTTCCTGTTTTCCAGGGAAATGATGTGTAGAAGAGTGTCATTCTTTTCCAAGAAAGCTCTCAACTGTCTTCTCACACATGTAGTGGATGTTTTAGAAAAAGGCCTCTTCTGACCTGCTGTACTACTGTATATGGTGTCGGCCATTGTAAAAACTAAACTGTCACATCCTTGTGCTCCATTATGACTGATTGCTCACTGTTGGTGGGCTCCACTTCAGATCTGAAGATACAGATATACCTATATGACGGAATGATACTCTGCATGCACACTGCTCAATATTACATAATCTAGACTGATATCGCTGGCTGTGCTAAACTGTTTTGGACCGGTCAGGACATAAATATATTAGATTTATGTCATATCAAAGTGAGCAGATATAAAAACCTGATATAAAGAGAAGAAAGTGTGATGTCAACTCGAGTCTGTGAGCTCACGTCATCTCAATTCCCAGCATTCTTTGGTTTGTTGTTATAGAAGAAGATTGATATACGACATCTGGCCACAAAGTTTCCCCAGTCTCGTTTTCGTGTGTGTCTCTCTATAAGAGAGATGATGTCAGGAAATTGTAACAGACTATTCGGTCCTGGACTCACAGACTCACAACTGTCTTTAGACTTATATTCAGTGTATTAAGAGAACCACCAACAGAAAAAATCACAGCCTGACTAAATTAGAGGTAATGTTTTCTTGATCAGGATGACCCAACTATTGATTGGGTCATCCTGACCCGTGTGTTGCCAGACTACTACTCCTGTTTAGGGATGAGCTGTTGGATGCCATTTTATGTTACAGTGTTGTTTGAGGGTGTCATGTCTCATCAGCACTAAGGTCATGTTCTTGTTTTTCCCTCGTTCTGtcagttctgtttcctgttttgttttggtgtccAACTCTCCTCTTGTTTCAGTTCCCCTTCCTGCCCTTGTGTGTTTCCTACCATTGTGATTGTCTGCCCctccctgatgtgtttcacctgtgcACAATTATCCCCACCTCCTTTGTGTATTCAGTCTGCTTGCTGCCTGTCAGCATCTCTGCCAGTTCATCTTTGTCTTTATTGCAACGCTTTAGCATTCTCAGATCCTGCTTTTTGAACCTGACTTTGCCTCTGCCTAGCCCCTTTTTGTGAATGTTTGCTATGCTGACTGATTGTGAGCTTAGTTCAGCACATGGATGGAGCAGCTGTGGTCTAAACAAATTTCTCAATTGGCGAGAGTTATAATGAACCTTgtgctcattaaaacattataaaagtttGTGATGAACATGTGTGGTACAACATTACAGATTGTGGCCCTAAAACACTAAGTATTATTTGGCCGAAAGGTTAGAGAAGTGAGCTTGTGATGCCAATGGTCTCCAGTTCAAATCCTCTGACAGGCAGGATGAATCTGGGTGGGGAAAGTGAAATGCAGTGCTTGCCCCTCCCTTATTACCACCACTGAAGTGTGATCAGGGCGTTCCTGAAAAATAGagctttggtttcagtgaacaATGAGCATATCTCAACAGtgaattcattttaaatttttatgtggtaaacatgtagaaaaaaaatagtttagTTTAATCAACAGTTTTCTTTGACACGTTCTCCAGTGATGGTGCCAAACAATGTGAAGTCACAATTCATGCAGAGATATAACAAAGGAAATGGATCCATTTACAATTCAGAACTATTTCGTAGTCACTGACTACTGCTATAAAGGTATGGGTTTGATGGATTGCACTGAAATAGGTAATCCATAGATCAAAAGTGAACAAA
This sequence is a window from Pagrus major chromosome 8, Pma_NU_1.0. Protein-coding genes within it:
- the bpgm gene encoding bisphosphoglycerate mutase, which encodes MSKYKLFLLRHGEGAWNKENRFCSWVDQKLSEAGVTEAQDCGRLLKEQGYKFDLVFTSILSRSIQTAWLVLEAMGQEWVPVVKSWRLNERHYGSLIGLNRAEMAQVHGEEKVKIWRRSYDITPPPIDESHPYFLEIYNDRRYTTCDVPIKDLPRAESLKEVLDRLLPYWNSTVVPEIRNGRTVLISAHGNSCRALLKYLEGISDEDIASVTLPTGIPVLLELDENLKPVKPRQLLGDQAKIQAAIKKVEDQGKAKPST